Genomic window (Bacteroidota bacterium):
GCAAAACATTCTTAAAACGGTTGGCGTTGATTTGTCTCGTGAGGAATCACAAGTACAGTTTGTCAACTATATTAAGAAAGGTATTGTTGTGAATAATGAAGGTGCTGTGGTTGAAGAAGCTTTGGGTGCCGACATAGAAAAAGGAAAAGCATTTACTGCTAATGTAAAAGCCGCTATTCAGGATAAGCAATATCCAATTTTCGTTGCTGAGGTAGAAGGGAAGACATTTTATGTTATTCCATTACACGGAATGGGAATGTGGAGTGATATCTGGGGTAATGTAGCCTTAGAATCTGATAAAAACACTATTGCTGGTGTAAATTTCGATCACGCTTCAGAAACTGCAGGTTTAGGTGCTGAAATTGCAACCGACTGGTTTCAAAAAGAATGGGTTGGAAAGCAAATTATGAAAGATCCAAATAGTGGTTTTAATGAAGCGAATTTTGCTTCGGTGGCAACTATTAAAGGAGGTGCTCAGGAAGGTGATTATCATGGTGTAGATGCAATTTCAGGAGGTACAGTTACATCAACTGCAACTTCTAAAATGTTTAAAGACCGGGTAGAGCTTTATTTACCATATTTCAATAATCTAAAATAGTAGACAAAGTTATGAGCGAAGAAAAAGAAGCATTGTTTTCTAAGAAGAACAGACAACTGCTAACTAATCCGCTAGACGACGATAACCCGATCACGGTACAGGTATTGGGTATTTGTTCTGCTTTAGCGATTACGGTAAAACTTGAGCCTGCTATTGTAATGTCATTGTCAGTACTATTTGTATTAGGTGCGGGTAACGTAATTATCTCTTTGATGAGAAATATGATTCCAGCGCGTATTAGAATAATTGTGCAATTGGTAGTAGTAGCCTCTTTGGTGATCTTGGTTGACCAGGTATTGAAAGCATACGTTTTTGATGTATCAAAACAACTTTCGGTATTCGTAGGTTTAATTATAACAAACTGTATTGTGATGGGGCGTTTTGAGGCCTTTGCATTGGGTAACACTCCCTGGAAATCATTCCTCGATGGTGTTGGTAACTCTGCAGGATATGGTTTGATACTTGTTATAGTAGCTTTCTTTAGAGAGTTATTTGGTTCGGGAGAGTTATTTGGACAAAAGATTATTCCTGATGCGGTTTATAACGCGGGATATATGAACAACGGTATGATGTTGTTGCCTCCTATGGCACTTATCGTAGTTGGTGTTATTATTTGGGTTCAAAGAGCACGTAATACTAAACTTGTAGAAGCTAATTAAGATGGAGTTAGTTAATTTATTCATAAAGTCCATGTTTGTAGAAAATATGGTCTTTGCATTCTTCTTAGGGATGTGTTCATATTTGGCTGTATCTAAGAAAGTAACTACAGCTGTAGGTTTAGGGTTTGCTGTAATATTCGTATTGGTTATTACGCTTCCTGTAAACTTTCTTTTAGAAAATTACGTTCTTAAGCCTGGTG
Coding sequences:
- the nqrC gene encoding NADH:ubiquinone reductase (Na(+)-transporting) subunit C — its product is MDTNKNSYTFIFAIVMVIVVAFLLSFAATSLKPLQDANLKQEKMQNILKTVGVDLSREESQVQFVNYIKKGIVVNNEGAVVEEALGADIEKGKAFTANVKAAIQDKQYPIFVAEVEGKTFYVIPLHGMGMWSDIWGNVALESDKNTIAGVNFDHASETAGLGAEIATDWFQKEWVGKQIMKDPNSGFNEANFASVATIKGGAQEGDYHGVDAISGGTVTSTATSKMFKDRVELYLPYFNNLK
- a CDS encoding NADH:ubiquinone reductase (Na(+)-transporting) subunit D, whose translation is MSEEKEALFSKKNRQLLTNPLDDDNPITVQVLGICSALAITVKLEPAIVMSLSVLFVLGAGNVIISLMRNMIPARIRIIVQLVVVASLVILVDQVLKAYVFDVSKQLSVFVGLIITNCIVMGRFEAFALGNTPWKSFLDGVGNSAGYGLILVIVAFFRELFGSGELFGQKIIPDAVYNAGYMNNGMMLLPPMALIVVGVIIWVQRARNTKLVEAN